A segment of the Crassostrea angulata isolate pt1a10 chromosome 10, ASM2561291v2, whole genome shotgun sequence genome:
attattattcatttatttcattgatcatggttgttttaacaatttagaataaaaaaaatgtgatgctTTACTACATTATAAAACTACATTGCATTCCTTGatggagtatttttttttttttttacagatttccCCGTTTCTATACTGATTTTTCAAGTGACTTAAGCATTAGCCGAGGGGTCATGGTTTGAACAACTTAAAATCAAAACTGTATTCAAATAGTTAACTTTGAAAAACCTCCTTGGGACCTAGTAATTAGAATCGTCACTTATTGTATTGTTATATTACATATTCTATAACATtgcagttttaaatattttttatttgaattccTACATCAAATTTTGAGCCCCTTCAGAGCTAGGTCCAAAAATTTTCTAGagatcatattttttatttgaattccTACATCAAATGTTGAGCCCCTTCAGAGCTAGGTCCAAAAATTTTCTAGATATCATGGTTTAATACCAGTAACCATATTCCATACATGGAGTAATCGTAATCGGTGCTTGCATATAAGAAGAAGCTAGTAGTATCATAAATTATAATACTGGAGTTCTTAAGttctaaaatcaaaataaaataatatacttttctataatatttcatttaacagttcagacgccattgtggccccactgcGTGTATCGctgggaatcatgatttgaacaaacgtgaatTTACAAAACCTGTGGATGCTTCCAGACATGCAGACTgattcttgaaaagaagattctTACACGTAGTTTAAAAAGCGTCAATCTTTTTCTAATCACATTTAATTTTCTCCCTTTGAAAAAGGGTGTGgcccattattttcataaacgtACTAAGTTCCTTTTTCTCACGGATGCATTGTGCTAAATTCAATTGAATTTGGCCAGGTGGTTTTGGATAAGAAGTCCAAAATGTAGAATGTTTACAGGCTGTCGCCGGGAAAAGGGAACTAACCTACACCTATAGGTATAGTAACATTCTTTGACTttggttttgtttacattcaacGTATTAAAGTTTCCAATTTCTACTGTATTACAatttacatgcacatgtatattgCTTGCTGTAAATCATAAGTTTACTCTTACAATAAAACACTGTCatctgcagaaaaaaattaagtgatatccgtaaattatatcataaaagaGTCAATAAGATCTCCTTTAAACAAATTAACTGCGAAATTAAAagataaatgtttgtataaagAAGGCGcaatatataatacattttagACAAATGACGACAACTTTATAAATGCAGTAAACTTTAACAGACGCATGATCAGTGGCACGGTGACTAAAAAtagatgttttactttttaattatgacaacggaaataaaaaaagatacatgaaATTTCATCATATGGAAGGTTTAACGCATCATAAGTCATCACCTATTAATTCAAAGGTCATTAAAACTCATCCGGAAATTGcacatgtaaacaaaccgaGTTACATACATCCttacattctttatttgcacaagacatacatcttatggcataggttattacatataattaaaagcaatattgaaataatggtatggtacatgtacatgtacatgtaaagtacaTTGACAaggtatataaaataaaattttactaacAGGCGAAAAAAACAgagaatttttcttaattatcatgAATATTGAAAGCTAGATGGAGATACTTCCCCAAATTatacagttctttaaaattttgaacacttAATAATCGTATTAATTTGTATACAGAAGGTTTTTTCCAATAATATttcttataatatattttactcgGATTTCTCTATACTGCtgacatttcaaaacaaaatggaattcatcttcaatatcttaacaaaatttacataagcGTCTTTCTTTTGGTACATTAGCGTGTCGTCCACTTTCAATTGCAAGTCTATGAGATGACAATCTAATTCTTGCAATTTGTTTCTTATATGTAGAaggtattgattttgttaaataatattgtatttgtcTTGGACATTGGTTTAGTGTCACGTGATTGTGATTTCTATCTAAAAATAGTTACAATTGAATTGACACACTGataaaagaatttgaatttaaagCTATTCGATGTCTGTGGTAAGAAATATGCATTCATAGAGAATGCATCTTAATAAGTATATAGTTCTTGAAGACATCATGTTTCAATGAGAGGTTTCTGGCTCACAATGTATGCCACGCTGCAGTATTTACATTCCCCTGTGCTTGCGTGGCTATGAAGTGGAAGGAAAACTCGATATTTGTGTGTTGACCCAACGCgtaattctatttttctctttCTAATTTGATTTGTTTACTTTGGAACACcgtaaattttcaaaagttcatcttttcatatgataaataaaatatgtggaAATCATGTAAAAATTCGATATTTGCAATTGCTTAATCATGGCATTTGTCCGtcaccatgcccctttaaaggaaCAGTCAATTCTTAGAGGTATTGAATGGGTTGGAAATGCCTTAATATTCCATGTACTACTAGTATATAAAAAAGTGTAATCTGATTAATATGCATATGACATAATTCTGAATGATATACATTGAACTTTTTTAGTCACAATGTAATATGTTACTTCAAAATGATTTATCTCTATTTCACGAAAATAGCTGCATcttgtttttgggttttttttttttttatttagttgaaaagttcataattttttgtgTTTCATGTCACTTATATAATGTTATGAAGGTTGCTAGGATTGcgaaataattcatttgtaatTATTGTGCGAcacatgcagaaaaaaaatcatagattACCATTATTGATTACTGGAGTATAAATTGCCTAGTTTGGTAAGCAACATGCtattttcaacaggtttaaTCCATTtttgttccatttttttttttaatttatacattatacattaaattttttattatttttatcaatgacaAAAAAATCCCACTGTTCTAAAAATGtactgtacatatatttttattactctCTCAATTCATATAAACATCAAAGTATAAGCATGAAACAATTGTGAAAAATCACCTTGAACAGCGTTGAACACACGTGTTCGACAATTTGACATTTCATATTTTCGCGGAATTTTTCTCCGGCGTTTTCAATAGAGCCGAGATTTCCGAAAGAAAACCGGCCATCttgtttgtttatattcatCTTCGAGGCAATAGTTAcaacaactttattttattttaacgatttaaaACGGAATTATAACCAAATAAAGGTAAGATTCATTAGAATAATACTTTATCTATATATCCAGCACGTCGTCAAATGCATTTTTGTTGCCGATTTTCCAACAAAATCTCTTAAAGTTAGTACCCCCCTCCCGGTAAAAATCTAGTTTTGAGTTACGATTTGAGgcgatttttctttatatacaaTTGAGTTTATCAAGGAATTTCAAATCAATTAGTAACACGTCAATCAACACATCACTGTTTCTGTGCACAAATACAATAAAGTTAATCTAGGAATGTGTTTATCCTGTGGTAGGCTATTGAAGAAAGATGTATCCGAGGAAATTCGAACACATTTGCTTCATAGTGTCAGattcattaataaataaaactgcATCTAATATGTAATTCAAATAGCATTTCAGACAAGctcttaaaatgtttataaccaaaaaaaacccgaaCGAGTCTCtccaaatataatatttttatgatataaggGTGGATTTGTGATAGAACCTGGACAACTTCAAGTCACTCTGACTTTCACTATACATCTATCACTTGTTCAGGTATAGATGTTGTTCTATAGGCTTTAGATGCTTACATCTTACTCCGACCACATCAAATTAATAAGTCATTGATTATTCTGTAATAAATGGAGgctatattattattatttatagaatatGGGTAAAAAGTACGTATTAATTCTTCAGCGATATTTGTCGAGGCTGAAAATTTTCAGTCACTGCGAATCTCGCTGagatatagaaatataaacttaaaatataatcatatataattcatactttataattaattaaacaaaataacttAAACTTTACTTTAATCTTTTATATTTGCATATTCATTATGCCATGTAAATAAATGCAAACAATTTGTACCATTAAAGTTTAGGgctaaatatgaattataaaactAGGTGACTTACTGAAAAGTGAAAGGAGAACCGCTTTCGATCagtcttttttcaaaatcttcagCATTTTCAGTAATTTTCTTGAATTATTTTGCACATGAAAAATTTAACCTCTCTAATGTCTAACAACAGTCCCATTCTTCAGAGTTCTCAATATCACTtacaatataatgtatttttcaGTACCGGTAACTGTTTGTCAATGACAATCTACCTTTTTTGgtaattgaaattaattttgaattattcatAACTTTTTCCCTGTGGATAagttactttgttttaaagtttgatttaaaaaatatttatacaaaaaactCTGCTATCATTCTCACATTATCTAATGGAAGTACATCTCTTCTGTACTGTAATGAAATTACtgtaattaattgaaaaatagaATCATTTGATTGCCATTTGATTGCTATTACAGTTTTTCACAAAATTAGTTCTGTGATGATATTAAAACCTTTGCTATCAAGTATATATTTGACCTATTTCTGTGTTATAGATGACCTCTGACCTTGGTCACTCGACCTCTCTCTACCCGGTGTTGATGGAGTCCCTCTTCATGTCCTCCTCCCTGGCCGTGATTCTGATCGACTGGAACCACAGCTTCCTGGAGAGGTCAATGCTCAGGCTGATACTGAGTTATCTCCCTCGATGGAGATATCGCAACATCAGGCAGGATGTGTACCTGTGTCTGTTTGGAGTGGCTCTTGCCATTATGTATACCAACTCAATGAAAAACATTGCAATCAATATGGAAAACTGTCGCATTGCTGGAGCCTCCATTGTAGTTTTACTCTCATTCTGGCTTCAGAGTAAAGCAAATTCAGATAATGTGTCTGACAAATGCATTGGTACCTCAAAGATAAATGTATCCAACAAGTCAGTGGGAGAGTCCTTGGTTACCAGGGACCAGGAAGTCAGTGTCTCCACCTGCTGTGAGGCGGGAATACCTCAATCCCTGCTGTCTCTGCTCCCCTCATCCTCAGAACCTCAGTCTGAGGTTGACATTGAGGAGGAGATGAGGCAGAGTTATGTTAAAGACTTTCGGGAAAAGTTTGATGAAGAGATTGTTCCTGAGGAGAAACTGGTGACAGCCATCAAGTACCTGAACACACGCAGGGGAGGTAAGTCAAATCCAATCTTATTGACTGAACATTGGTTAGTTTAACAGGGGTGTTCATATTAAAAGGAAATCATTTGAGCATGCAACTGGGTATCTTTTAAGTTGGTTGTACTAAAACTgtctttaaagaaaaagaaatgtacTACTACAAGTATGTATGTACCGGTATTGTAAGTTGTTTCTGACAGTGTGAGAGACACAGATTACCAATATACATATGTACCTGGTACATTACCCTCAGATCTCCATCTGTTTTACCCACAAATACAtgttcattagaatctttttgaatttaagttattgaaatgtaaaaataaaatgtaaaaatatagctaaacattacattttgaataagtgtatttattatttttctgttaATTAAACTTTTTGCTGTGCACCCAGTAATGGTTCTTGAGTGTTTATATATCTTAGGGTCTTTAGTAAAGCAGACATTTATATCTGCATTGCACTTTTCTAAAACTTTAAACCAACTTTATTCgctataactttattttggagTTTTCTGAAGATAAATTGGTTAATGCCAACTAATTTTCTCAATCAAGATTTATATTAtctggagaaaaaaattaaaagagacATTTGAGAACTGGTTCACGGCGAGAAATTATCATGATGACAAGGTTCTAAATTTCTCACatgtgaataaaagttggtttacaatatttattgaaGGTATGCACTATAACctaaattaatttaaagagaTTCTATTATTCAGATTGAAGTGAAACTGATGgctatttttaatgaaaactttGCTTCTTTTGAACAACATTTAGATCCATGAATCACAAAAACCAAAGTGTCTATGACTGTACACTTTGATATCTATGACTGTACACTTTGATATCTATGACTGTACACtttgatatcttttttaaaactataatgtgatacatgtagtacatttaGCTGTATCCATTATTTATTGCTGTGCTAAAATTCTTTGAATCAATCAAATGTTAAGGATATACCTGAGATTCAGCATCTTGTTGAGGAACCTGATTctgtattttctttaaaaaatattgcttgtTTATTAGGTATTGCTGCTCACAGAGATTTTGACAAGCTGATGCATGCAGTGGACCACATTGATAAGTTCACATTGAGTTCACGCCTGGATGACTTGGGATTCCCGCAGGATTATTCCTACGATGAGCTGTGCCACATTATGGTAAAGGAGAAGAAGTATAGACCCCAGGAGTTCTGGAGAGTGCTGGAGATATGTCTGGAAACCAGTGGTAAGTGACGACAGGGGAGTTAGGGAATAGAAATGGATTCAACAGCAAATGAATTCATACACACAATAAACTTGGTTGGGtgatttacattttataaactgtgaaatggtttataaaaaaaaaacaaaaaaaaactttactttCAATCAAGTTCAAATGAGAATTAATTatacttattttaattatttcttacaATTCAATTCACTGACATACATCTGCagaaatttattaaaagaaattttcctTATAAATAATCTGTGGTCTGAGTGAAAAGTTTATATACAAGCCAAaactttttcatttattatgaaTGAAAGAGCATGTTACAAACAGAAGTTGtgtatttcattaattaaaagttGTTACGGTGACGTATGgtatattgaatgttttgtgCAATAGTTGGACACAATTACATAATGAAAACCATAAATCCTTCAAAAGTCTgaagaattttataatttaactgttttcaaaataatgcaatatagtgtttcatgaaatatattttgaaaactaaACAGAGTTGTTTGAATTATAAGTCTAAGAGATGTGAATGACAAATGATTATCTCCCTGTACAATGAAAATGATTATGATGAAAAATAGAATTCAGCAGAGAATGTATGAGAAACATCTACATAAGATAAATAAggaaacaacaaaaaacattatgttaaccttttttcatttgatgtcaCTGATTTCtttcaattgatttgattgtacAGGTACAAGTGTTTTATTCAATTCTTTTCCCAGGTTTCCTGCCTTCTCCTGAGGAGTTTGAGGAAATCCGCAATGAAACGAAAGGTATAGGTAATaacagtttgatttttatttggcCATAAGTACAGAGCTTTTATTTGATCTTAAAAATTGGACATGATTATTTTAAGCTTACCCAGTGATTAATTGTGTTGATTTTATCTTTACGTATCAAGattaatattatttgttttaaaatagatattataaagacatatataaatttaaatgttaacTGTTTCATATGAAAGTCTGAGAGATTACAGATTTATTGTATTAATGTATATCAGAAGTTTTACTTTGTATCTAATAAAATATACTGGATATTTTAATAGAatactactttttttttaaatcaatgcatGTAGTACAATCTATTTAATTTATCTATAGTGAATAATTGACTCAGTGTGACACAATCATGTGATTGTAGTTGAACTGGAGGAAGAGGTGGAAGAGGCTAGACAGGAAGTGGAGGAGGCTAGACAGGAAGCAGAGGAGACGCATCATGCCCTGGAGAGGAGTATGAGGGTGGTGGAGGAAACCACACAGGAAGTGGTGGAGTCCCGCCAGAAGTACAGGTCTCTCAAACAGAGGCTGCAGCAGAGGGATCAGGCCTTACA
Coding sequences within it:
- the LOC128167026 gene encoding trichohyalin-like isoform X2; translated protein: MTSDLGHSTSLYPVLMESLFMSSSLAVILIDWNHSFLERSMLRLILSYLPRWRYRNIRQDVYLCLFGVALAIMYTNSMKNIAINMENCRIAGASIVVLLSFWLQSKANSDNVSDKCIGTSKINVSNKSVGESLVTRDQEVSVSTCCEAGIPQSLLSLLPSSSEPQSEVDIEEEMRQSYVKDFREKFDEEIVPEEKLVTAIKYLNTRRGGIAAHRDFDKLMHAVDHIDKFTLSSRLDDLGFPQDYSYDELCHIMVKEKKYRPQEFWRVLEICLETSGFLPSPEEFEEIRNETKVELEEEVEEARQEVEEARQEAEETHHALERSMRVVEETTQEVVESRQKYRSLKQRLQQRDQALQQHQQALQQERQEKQHIIQQKDRMLEQKDRMLEQKDRLLQQKDRLLQQERQRNRELEQNPEDELKRRLREMEEEIRRLSAKSNRAVCKICRVEEVQVSFSPCNHLVSCEGCVSSLPQNKCPMCRETIQGTVRMILA
- the LOC128167026 gene encoding golgin subfamily A member 6-like protein 10 isoform X1; amino-acid sequence: MTSDLGHSTSLYPVLMESLFMSSSLAVILIDWNHSFLERSMLRLILSYLPRWRYRNIRQDVYLCLFGVALAIMYTNSMKNIAINMENCRIAGASIVVLLSFWLQSKANSDNVSDKCIGTSKINVSNKSVGESLVTRDQEVSVSTCCEAGIPQSLLSLLPSSSEPQSEVDIEEEMRQSYVKDFREKFDEEIVPEEKLVTAIKYLNTRRGGIAAHRDFDKLMHAVDHIDKFTLSSRLDDLGFPQDYSYDELCHIMVKEKKYRPQEFWRVLEICLETSGFLPSPEEFEEIRNETKGIVELEEEVEEARQEVEEARQEAEETHHALERSMRVVEETTQEVVESRQKYRSLKQRLQQRDQALQQHQQALQQERQEKQHIIQQKDRMLEQKDRMLEQKDRLLQQKDRLLQQERQRNRELEQNPEDELKRRLREMEEEIRRLSAKSNRAVCKICRVEEVQVSFSPCNHLVSCEGCVSSLPQNKCPMCRETIQGTVRMILA